Proteins encoded within one genomic window of Rhododendron vialii isolate Sample 1 chromosome 1a, ASM3025357v1:
- the LOC131321383 gene encoding hyoscyamine 6-dioxygenase-like, producing the protein MLTRLSSWSRNVQSVPPNYVLPEDQRPGGDVAAPVCKDIPVIDLSQLSGLDRVETIQLIMKANMDLGMFQVINHGVPEELMDETMNLFKEFFNMPAEDKAMYYSEDGTSKGFRIYTSSMKGVNTWKDSVRHICEPLEDNIQSWPEKPARYREVVRAYSVEVRKLSLRILDLVCEGLGIESGYFRDELSKFQELLVHNYPPCPEPGLVLGVGGHTDPSLLTLLQQQDVYGLQIFKGGQWLGVEPIPHAFVINISDQLEVISNGKLKSARHRVVTNADIARTSLVTFINPSLESIIEPEKALESASEPQLFKSFRFKEYRDIYFANLRDPNDATTLDAYKL; encoded by the exons ATGTTGACTCGTCTCTCAAGTTGGTCTCGAAACGTTCAATCTGTGCCACCAAATTATGTGTTGCCAGAGGACCAAAGGCCCGGAGGTGATGTTGCGGCGCCTGTATGCAAAGATATTCCAGTCATTGATCTATCACAACTGTCTGGTCTTGATCGCGTTGAGACAATTCAGCTAATCATGAAAGCTAACATGGATTTGGGAATGTTTCAG GTGATCAACCATGGAGTACCCGAAGAACTAATGGATGAAACAATGAATCTATTCAAGGAGTTCTTCAACATGCCTGCCGAAGACAAGGCTATGTATTATTCTGAGGATGGAACTAGTAAGGGTTTTAGGATCTACACAAGCAGCATGAAGGGTGTTAACACGTGGAAAGATTCTGTTAGACACATTTGTGAGCCTTTAGAGGATAACATCCAATCTTGGCCTGAAAAGCCGGCTAGATATCG GGAGGTGGTTAGGGCCTATTCAGTGGAAGTGAGGAAGTTAAGCTTGAGGATTTTGGATCTGGTTTGCGAAGGACTGGGGATTGAATCGGGGTATTTCAGGGATGAGCTAAGCAAATTTCAGGAACTGCTGGTCCACAATTACCCACCATGTCCAGAACCAGGTTTGGTTTTGGGAGTCGGTGGTCACACTGATCCAAGCCTCTTAACCTTACTCCAGCAGCAGGATGTTTATGGGCTTCAGATTTTCAAGGGTGGCCAGTGGCTTGGGGTTGAACCAATTCCTCATGCTTTTGTTATCAACATATCTGACCAACTTGAG GTTATCAGCAATGGGAAGCTAAAAAGTGCTCGACACCGAGTAGTGACGAATGCCGACATTGCTCGGACATCCTTGGTTACTTTTATTAATCCATCGCTAGAATCCATCATCGAACCTGAAAAAGCACTTGAAAGTGCATCCGAACCCCAACTGTTCAAGTCCTTTCGATTCAAGGAGTATCGTGATATTTACTTCGCCAATCTCCGGGACCCTAACGATGCGACGACACTAGATGCTTATAAGCTCTAG